In a genomic window of Atribacterota bacterium:
- a CDS encoding Hpt domain-containing protein: MRVLDQSAGLKNVGNDPEIYQLVLNEYFKENKDTIDNLSLAINEKKYEDAAQIVHKVKGSSGSIGARALYDVSVILQRVLKEEKEDEIMPLQEKFSYLLQHLLEEIMEFLV; this comes from the coding sequence ATGCGTGTCTTAGATCAATCCGCGGGATTAAAGAATGTAGGGAATGACCCGGAAATTTATCAGTTGGTTTTAAATGAATATTTCAAGGAAAACAAGGATACTATAGATAATCTTTCTTTAGCCATAAACGAAAAGAAATATGAGGATGCTGCTCAAATTGTTCATAAGGTTAAGGGAAGTTCTGGAAGTATCGGTGCCAGAGCTTTGTATGACGTTTCCGTAATATTACAGAGAGTATTGAAAGAAGAAAAAGAAGATGAGATAATGCCACTTCAGGAAAAGTTTTCTTACCTATTACAACACTTACTTGAAGAAATTATGGAATTTTTGGTTTAA
- a CDS encoding ATP-binding protein, translating into MVGSILAVVMAVSFFWIIRLKKEIKKRQQIQIDLEKAKREADEANEFKTSFMARMSHEIRTPLNAITGMAYLLKKTDISLTQSMYIDRITQASNNMLSIINDILDFSKIEAGKVELEIASFSLDQVIQDVINIVSYKIEEQEIGLKLSKDPQIPNWFFGDVKRIEQILLNLLNNAAKFTTSGEVSLDIRLIAKENEKYHLSFSIEDTGIGMTEEQINKLFMPFIQGDSSINRRFGGSGLGLSIVKNLVEMMGGQIKVFSTPGEGSTFIVHLSLSIDKKKEEMYKKTLSVSAKHFKDVRTLVLEKTGASMNLIDSYLGAFGMHCELTSSQDSALSLLEAADGKFSKPFDLFILDYDTPLEGGFEFIESLRNNEKIVKMPKLIMLLPMMREDLFDKLDEHGINLGIGKPIIPSILLNGILDMFKLKAISASQPAINKDDNMTKLDKDHTVLLVEDNKTNQLIAKSLLQRVGIKSIIANDGKEAVALYQQHKDGIDLILMDLHMPVMNGYEAAWEIRKISPDVPIVAMTADVILGVREKCEQSGIHHYISKPFEPDHFIQTIKDIIAEEEDNKDN; encoded by the coding sequence TTGGTCGGCTCTATCCTGGCTGTTGTTATGGCAGTTTCTTTTTTCTGGATTATTCGCTTAAAGAAAGAAATTAAGAAGCGACAGCAGATTCAAATTGATCTGGAAAAGGCGAAAAGAGAAGCCGATGAGGCGAATGAATTCAAAACCAGCTTTATGGCAAGGATGTCTCATGAAATCCGGACACCGCTTAACGCAATCACTGGAATGGCCTACCTTCTTAAAAAAACTGATATCTCTTTAACACAAAGCATGTATATTGATCGTATTACTCAGGCTTCCAACAATATGTTGAGTATAATAAATGATATTCTAGATTTTTCTAAAATCGAGGCTGGAAAAGTAGAACTTGAAATTGCCTCTTTCAGTTTGGATCAGGTGATTCAGGATGTAATTAACATAGTATCCTATAAAATTGAAGAACAGGAAATAGGATTGAAACTATCCAAGGATCCCCAAATTCCCAATTGGTTTTTTGGGGATGTCAAGAGAATTGAACAGATTCTTCTTAATCTCTTGAACAATGCCGCAAAATTTACCACTTCCGGTGAAGTCTCGCTGGATATTAGACTTATAGCTAAAGAAAATGAAAAATATCACCTGTCCTTCTCTATCGAAGATACTGGTATAGGCATGACCGAAGAGCAAATAAATAAGCTATTTATGCCCTTTATTCAGGGAGATAGCAGTATTAACCGTCGTTTCGGAGGTTCCGGACTGGGACTCTCCATTGTTAAAAATCTGGTCGAGATGATGGGAGGGCAAATAAAGGTTTTTAGTACGCCGGGAGAAGGCTCCACCTTTATCGTTCATTTGTCATTAAGTATAGATAAAAAGAAGGAAGAGATGTATAAAAAAACCTTGTCAGTATCAGCTAAACATTTCAAGGATGTCAGGACACTGGTACTGGAAAAAACAGGGGCCAGTATGAATTTAATAGACAGCTATCTGGGTGCTTTTGGTATGCATTGCGAGCTTACCAGCTCACAAGACAGTGCATTGAGCTTGCTGGAAGCTGCTGATGGTAAATTTAGTAAACCCTTTGATTTATTTATTCTTGATTATGACACTCCTCTGGAAGGAGGTTTTGAATTTATAGAGTCGCTTCGGAATAATGAAAAAATTGTTAAAATGCCAAAGCTTATTATGCTGTTGCCGATGATGAGAGAAGATTTATTCGACAAACTCGATGAACACGGAATTAATCTCGGTATCGGCAAACCAATCATTCCCTCTATTCTTTTAAATGGAATTCTGGATATGTTCAAGTTGAAGGCTATATCGGCATCCCAACCTGCTATAAATAAAGATGATAACATGACAAAGCTTGATAAAGACCACACTGTATTGCTGGTAGAAGATAATAAAACAAATCAATTGATTGCGAAGTCCCTTCTCCAACGAGTTGGCATCAAATCGATTATAGCTAATGATGGGAAAGAAGCTGTTGCTCTTTATCAGCAACATAAGGATGGCATTGATTTGATTTTAATGGATTTACATATGCCTGTTATGAATGGTTATGAGGCAGCTTGGGAAATTAGAAAAATATCACCTGACGTTCCCATTGTAGCCATGACGGCAGATGTTATTTTGGGAGTTCGGGAAAAGTGCGAGCAAAGCGGGATTCACCATTACATTAGTAAACCTTTTGAACCTGATCATTTCATTCAAACGATTAAAGATATTATTGCAGAGGAGGAGGATAACAAAGATAATTAA